One Rouxiella sp. S1S-2 genomic window, ACCAACAGTGAATATCCCAACTGGCAGCGCAAGCTGACAACGCCGCTTGAGGCGATGTTTAAAAATCAGAGAATTGATCGGTTACTAAAGGATTTGAACGAAAGAAGAAAGAGGGAGGATAGTTGATAGCATCCCCCACTTTTGCCGTGGGGGATAGACTAGATTAGTAGAACGAGTGCTCGCCGCGCTGATGTTCTGTCAGGTCGCGAACGCCTTTCAGCTCAGGGAATGCCTGCAACAGTTCTTTCTCGATGCCGTCTTTCAGCGTGACATCAATCATTGAACAGCCATTACAGCCGCCGCCGAACTGCAGAATCGCCAGACCCTCGTCGGTAATTTCCATCAGTGAAACACGGCCACCGTGGCTGGCTAGCTGCGGGTTAATCTGCGCCTGCAGCAAATACTCAACACGCTCCATCAGCGGCGCATCGTCAGAGACTTTGCGCATTTTTGCGTTCGGCGCTTTCAGCGTAAGCTGTGAGCCGAGCTGATCGGTAACAAAGTCGATCTCTGCTTCATGCAAATACGGTGCGCTAAGCTCGTCGATGTAGGCCGACAGCTTTTCAAATTTCAGTTCTGTATCCGTGGCTTCCACGGCGTCGGGTGGGCAGTAAGAAA contains:
- the nfuA gene encoding Fe-S biogenesis protein NfuA produces the protein MIIITDAAQEHFAKLLANQEEGTQIRVFVINPGTPTAECGVSYCPPDAVEATDTELKFEKLSAYIDELSAPYLHEAEIDFVTDQLGSQLTLKAPNAKMRKVSDDAPLMERVEYLLQAQINPQLASHGGRVSLMEITDEGLAILQFGGGCNGCSMIDVTLKDGIEKELLQAFPELKGVRDLTEHQRGEHSFY